GCGAACGGTCCCACGATGAGGCCTGCAATGGCGTACGGGGTGATGGTCCACCAGGCGGACTCTTCGGCGCCCATGCCGAAGCCCACGGCACCGTCCTGCGCCAGGGCCGGAAGGATGCCGTTCATAACGGCGAAAACGCCGGTCATGGTCAGCACGGTGGTCAGCAGCAGGGCCCAGGTGGAGCGCTGCTTCAGGAGGTAGGTGGCGATCAGCGGCTGTTCGGTGCGGTTTTCGACCTTCCAGAAGACCGTGAACGCGACGACGGCGATGACGATCAGGCCGATGACCAGGGGCCAGTTGGCGTCCCCCAGTTTGCCGGCCTCATTGAAGGCAGTGAGCAGGGTGCCCACGGAGATGACCAGGGGAACGACGCCCACCCAGTCCATCTTTTCCTTCTTCTCGGCCCGGGACTCAGGGATGACGGCGATCACGAGGGCGGTGGCAATGATGCCGACGACGGCCATGGACCAGAAGATCGAGGCGAAACCGTGGTTCTGCGCCAGGTAGCCTCCGGCGATGGCGTCGACGCCGGCGATGCCGCCGTTGACGGCGGCAATGACACCCATCAGGGTGCCGTACTTTCGAGGATCGCGGACTTCCACGCGCAGCATGATCATGGACAGCGCCACCGTGGGACCGGAAACACCCTGGATCAGGCGGGCGAGGAAGAGAACCTCAACACTCGGCGCGAGGGCAGCCACGACCGAGCCGATGGTCAGGACCACCAGCATGCCGGTGAGGACCTTCTTGCGGCCGATGATGTCGCCGAGGCGGGGCAGGAACAGGGAGAACAGGGCAGCGGCGGTAAAGAACGCCGTCTGCGTCAGGGCTACGGCAGCCGAGGTGGTGTCCAGCTCCTGTTCGATGGTGAACAGGGCGGGGGAGAGCATGGAGGCGTTCAGCTGGAACGCCACGCAGGCGGCCAGCAGGGCGGCCATCAAGGCGCCGACGTTTACCCGTCGGCGGGCAGTTTCACTCACAGGTCAACCTCGCCAATGCGCTGAAGTGCGTCGACAACCAGGTCCCAGAACTTCTGGTGGTCCAGGTCGACGGCTACGGATGTGTTGCAGTCGGCGGGAGCCGGTGCACGGAAGTCGGCCACGGTCATGCCCAGCGTCAGGGTGCCGGTCAGTTCCACGTCCAGCGGCACGCGCCGGGTGGTCATGACGGAGGGGTCAATGACGTAGGCAACGGCGCAGGGATCGTGCACCGGCGGGAAGTCGAAGCCCTGGGCGTCCTTGTACGCCTCGCCGAAGAAGTCGAGCAGTTCGCCGACGAACCGGGCCGGCTTGGTGCCGACGGCGGCGATGCGCTCGGCCACTTCGTCCGTGGCCAGTGCCTGGTGCGTGAGGTCGAGGCCGACCATGGTCAGCGGCCACTTCTCGTTGAACACAATGTGTGCGGCTTCGGGGTCGATCTTGATGTTGAACTCGGCCACGGCGGACCAGTTGCCTACGTGGTAGCCGCCGCCCATCAGGACAACTTCCTTGACGCGTTCGGCGATGCGCGGTTCCTTGCGGACGGCCAGGGCGATGTTGGTCAGGCCTGCGGTGGGGACGAGGGTGACGGTGTTCGGCTCATGGGCCATGACCGTGTCGATGATCAGGTCCACCGCGTGGCGGGGATCCAGTTCGAGGGTCGGCTCGGGCAGGTCGGGGCCGTCCATGCCGGAGTCGCCGTGGATGTCCGGGGCGTTTTCAATCGTGCGGACCAGGGGCCGGTCGCAGCCGGCGGCGAAGGGAATGCCTGTGATATTTGCAACACGGGCAATTGCCAGTGCGTTACGTGTCACCTTCTCCAGGGTCTGGTTTCCGACGACGGTGGTCACCGCCAGAAGGTCGATCTCCGGGCTGCCGTGTGCCAGCAGCAGGGCGACCGCATCATCATGCCCGGGATCGCAATCCAGGATGATTTTGTGGGGCATTACGTCTCCGCTTCGTTGAGGTTCTAGCTCCGGGACCGCAGTTCCGGCATTGCGGCGCCCGGTTGCGGGACTCCTGCAGCGGCCCGCGGCGGTGCGGACATGGGGGAGCGCCTGCCAGGCGACGTAATTAACGATATAGACGTATTGCGGACCACTCCGCCGGGGGATCTGTTCGGGCCGGACCGGACGCCGGCGCGATTTGCCATCTGCCGGTGCGGAATTTATGCTGTCTGCCGCTCTTTCCGCGTTTGCCCGGCGCGGGACAACCACCTCTCTTCCAGCATGGCGGATCAGTCTGCCGGCGACCAGACAGCAGGTGGAAAACCGCCCCCGCCCCGGGAGGGGCGGAGGCGGTCCGGTATGACGTAGGGCGCTACCACCTGACCTTTCGCTCCCGCGGGCCTTGCTTCGTGTTCGACCGGGTGGGCTTGTGGTCCTTGCCGAGACTCTGCCAGCCGGGCAGGGCGGTCTCGGGAGCGGAGGCGAGCTGTTGGGCGCTCGCCTCGCTCAGCCGGGCTTCGGCCGCGGGAGCGAGATGGATCTCGACGGGCGGCAGTACGGGGTGTTCGGATTTCGGCTTTTTCTCTTTGGGTGCACGCATGGGGTCCTCCAATGGCTCGGGGCCGTTGAGGTGATGTCAGGGACACCGTCCGGGGGCGTGCCAAAAGCACGCCGGTTCTACCGGGAGGAGATTTTCGGGGCAGACGGACGGACTCGGAGGCAGTGCCTCAACAAGCTCTCATAGATGGTTGTCTGCAGCGGGTTTCGAGCGCGCAGCGCTACTCGAATATCAGTATTCCCATGCGGCCGACCATAACAGCGTGTCCGCCCGCCGGATAGCCCTTTACTCAAACTTTGCTGCTTCAAACGGACGACGGCGGCACCTGGGGCCGGTGCCGCCGTCGCGCGCGGGATGAGGAAAGCCGCGGGTTTAGAAGGTCAGCACAATCCGGCCGCGCAGTCCGCCGGCCTCGAGCCGCCGGTGCGCGTCGGCGGCGCGTTCGGCGGGCAGGACGTCGGCGATCCGTGGGCTGAGCAGGTCTGCCTCTGCCAGTGCACGCAGCCGGTCCAGCTTTGCCCCGGAAGAGTATTCCTCACCCACCCGGATC
This window of the Arthrobacter sp. zg-Y919 genome carries:
- a CDS encoding nucleoside hydrolase; the encoded protein is MPHKIILDCDPGHDDAVALLLAHGSPEIDLLAVTTVVGNQTLEKVTRNALAIARVANITGIPFAAGCDRPLVRTIENAPDIHGDSGMDGPDLPEPTLELDPRHAVDLIIDTVMAHEPNTVTLVPTAGLTNIALAVRKEPRIAERVKEVVLMGGGYHVGNWSAVAEFNIKIDPEAAHIVFNEKWPLTMVGLDLTHQALATDEVAERIAAVGTKPARFVGELLDFFGEAYKDAQGFDFPPVHDPCAVAYVIDPSVMTTRRVPLDVELTGTLTLGMTVADFRAPAPADCNTSVAVDLDHQKFWDLVVDALQRIGEVDL
- a CDS encoding MFS transporter, which encodes MSETARRRVNVGALMAALLAACVAFQLNASMLSPALFTIEQELDTTSAAVALTQTAFFTAAALFSLFLPRLGDIIGRKKVLTGMLVVLTIGSVVAALAPSVEVLFLARLIQGVSGPTVALSMIMLRVEVRDPRKYGTLMGVIAAVNGGIAGVDAIAGGYLAQNHGFASIFWSMAVVGIIATALVIAVIPESRAEKKEKMDWVGVVPLVISVGTLLTAFNEAGKLGDANWPLVIGLIVIAVVAFTVFWKVENRTEQPLIATYLLKQRSTWALLLTTVLTMTGVFAVMNGILPALAQDGAVGFGMGAEESAWWTITPYAIAGLIVGPFAGRLAGSWGYAKVLRIGTIGSVIALALMLPVVGSDSKAGLLAVSILVGITYAGIGNVMLSGLGVMLSPKENPGFLPGLNAGAFNLGAGLSFAVIYAAKTATTVTDGSGTEGYYGGIIAGVIILGLALASSFLIPKPAKTGSEAVAPVAEPEDTKPKAEVTR